The following are from one region of the Moritella sp. 24 genome:
- a CDS encoding SPOR domain-containing protein produces MHYSVQTEIYSQTQLCERLRHLTQFSSHLLLVSGESGSGKSTVLRNYVESDFNQKTITLDAQQCHDDSAIRTQILQQISYDGRFNAHIALIDSLPLLAQQLEHELTVCIDNAMTLSSACITEFAQLVELSLNKRINIKVNIILFAESKWVDITMLQFAKSATNVLELEMTVLDPQAAAKFVEQQFSQANYKPTFINQDAINRQIEACKGNPAELTKCARAIMQGQVYAPDSQHSETGKSAIAPNKSFYLAAVIASVLLLGSAGSFLYDAYQTEQDAVVIEQDFFEEPEISNDDVTVEATPIVDMTEPQTLASDWDDELPTEIGNTITLTDPVVSEPISSTQKQRVVIDDAAVNKMIAKQVTLDSAPVIDSKTVVENAKLPSIEETDSVDQTLADHAWVMAQPAKNYTFQIAGLSRESQLKQYLNENKLAENIWTYQTTRNNKPWYVVLYGSFTSVEQANAAKQKLPATVQKDKPWLKRFAQIQRDL; encoded by the coding sequence GTGCACTATTCAGTTCAAACTGAAATTTATTCTCAAACGCAGCTGTGTGAGCGGCTGCGTCATCTCACTCAATTTTCTTCTCATTTATTACTCGTAAGCGGTGAATCCGGTTCAGGAAAATCAACTGTATTACGCAATTATGTAGAATCAGACTTTAATCAAAAAACGATTACCCTTGATGCGCAACAGTGTCATGATGATTCGGCTATCAGGACTCAAATATTACAACAGATCAGTTATGATGGACGTTTCAATGCGCATATAGCCTTGATAGACAGTTTACCGCTATTAGCTCAGCAATTAGAGCATGAGTTAACAGTATGTATTGATAACGCCATGACGCTATCGTCAGCGTGTATTACTGAATTTGCGCAATTAGTGGAATTAAGCCTTAATAAAAGAATTAATATTAAAGTAAATATCATTTTATTTGCAGAGAGTAAGTGGGTTGATATAACCATGCTGCAATTTGCAAAATCAGCAACGAATGTGTTGGAGTTGGAAATGACAGTATTAGATCCACAAGCGGCCGCTAAATTTGTTGAGCAGCAATTTTCTCAAGCGAATTATAAACCGACATTCATCAATCAGGACGCAATTAATCGTCAAATTGAGGCGTGTAAGGGGAATCCCGCAGAATTAACAAAGTGTGCGCGAGCGATTATGCAGGGTCAGGTATATGCGCCTGATTCACAGCATTCAGAGACTGGTAAGTCTGCGATTGCACCCAACAAGTCATTTTATCTGGCAGCCGTTATTGCAAGCGTTCTATTGTTAGGCAGTGCAGGGTCATTTCTTTATGATGCTTATCAAACCGAGCAAGATGCTGTCGTTATAGAGCAAGATTTTTTCGAAGAACCTGAGATATCTAATGATGATGTCACTGTTGAAGCGACACCGATTGTTGATATGACCGAACCGCAAACGCTGGCAAGTGATTGGGATGACGAGTTACCAACTGAAATAGGTAACACCATCACGTTAACAGACCCTGTTGTAAGTGAGCCTATCTCATCAACACAAAAGCAGCGTGTTGTTATTGATGATGCCGCAGTTAACAAGATGATCGCGAAACAAGTCACTCTTGATTCCGCCCCAGTTATTGATAGTAAAACTGTTGTTGAAAACGCGAAACTACCTAGTATTGAAGAGACTGACTCCGTTGATCAAACACTGGCTGATCATGCGTGGGTAATGGCTCAACCGGCGAAAAATTATACATTTCAAATAGCAGGGCTAAGTCGTGAATCTCAGTTAAAACAGTACTTAAATGAGAATAAATTAGCTGAGAATATTTGGACATATCAAACAACACGTAACAACAAACCTTGGTATGTCGTTCTTTACGGTAGTTTTACGAGTGTTGAGCAAGCAAATGCGGCGAAACAAAAGTTACCAGCAACGGTACAAAAAGATAAGCCTTGGCTGAAACGATTCGCTCAAAT
- the aroB gene encoding 3-dehydroquinate synthase, whose product MERLTVELGERSYPIYIGEGVLTQAAQFKAAITTNKVVVISNDTVAPLYLQRVQALLHDYKFDSIILSDGEQFKTLDTLNEIFTALLRENCGRDTTLVALGGGVIGDMVGFAAACYQRGIPFIQIPTTVLSQVDSSVGGKTAVNHPMGKNMIGAFYQPNAVFIDTDCLATLPRRELAAGMAEVIKYGIIYDADFFTWLEENMTALMALDTAALEYAIYRCCEIKAEIVAIDEKEQGLRALLNLGHTYGHAIEAEMGYGVWLHGEAVAAGMIMAAQTSASMGLLTASQVARIAALIAAAELPLLAPAEMGFDAFVKHMKRDKKVLNGELRFILPTSIGSAEVLSTVTENTLRDVVNFHNQADSSALFSSN is encoded by the coding sequence ATGGAAAGGTTAACTGTTGAACTGGGTGAGCGGAGCTACCCGATTTATATTGGTGAAGGTGTATTAACGCAAGCTGCGCAATTTAAGGCTGCAATAACCACTAATAAAGTGGTCGTGATCTCAAACGATACGGTTGCACCGTTGTATTTACAACGTGTTCAAGCATTGTTACACGACTATAAATTCGACAGTATTATTCTTTCTGATGGTGAGCAATTTAAAACCTTAGATACTTTGAATGAAATATTTACCGCGCTACTGCGTGAGAACTGCGGACGTGATACCACGTTAGTTGCTCTCGGTGGTGGTGTTATTGGTGACATGGTCGGCTTTGCTGCCGCCTGTTACCAACGCGGTATCCCCTTTATCCAAATACCGACGACAGTGTTGAGTCAAGTTGATTCCTCAGTTGGCGGTAAAACGGCAGTGAACCACCCGATGGGTAAAAATATGATTGGTGCTTTTTATCAGCCCAATGCTGTTTTTATTGATACGGATTGTTTAGCTACCTTACCTCGACGCGAACTGGCGGCTGGTATGGCTGAAGTCATTAAGTATGGGATCATTTATGATGCAGACTTCTTTACTTGGCTAGAAGAAAACATGACAGCGCTTATGGCACTCGATACTGCTGCGTTAGAATACGCAATTTATCGTTGTTGTGAGATTAAAGCTGAAATTGTTGCTATTGATGAAAAAGAGCAGGGTTTACGTGCTCTACTTAACCTTGGTCACACCTATGGTCACGCTATTGAAGCTGAAATGGGCTACGGCGTTTGGTTACACGGTGAAGCGGTTGCTGCTGGCATGATCATGGCAGCACAGACATCGGCATCAATGGGATTATTAACAGCGTCTCAAGTCGCACGCATCGCTGCGTTAATTGCTGCTGCGGAATTACCTTTACTTGCCCCTGCAGAAATGGGTTTTGACGCATTTGTGAAGCACATGAAGCGTGATAAGAAAGTGCTGAATGGTGAACTTCGTTTTATTTTACCAACATCGATTGGTAGTGCTGAAGTTTTATCTACAGTAACTGAAAATACACTACGTGATGTGGTGAACTTCCATAATCAGGCGGATTCTAGTGCACTATTCAGTTCAAACTGA
- the aroK gene encoding shikimate kinase AroK, translating to MAEKRNIFLIGPMGAGKSTIGRQLASQLHLDFIDSDHEIERRTGADISWVFDVEGEAGFRVREAEVIDDLTQEQGIVLATGGGSILSKESRNYLSARGVVVYLETTIDKQLVRTSRDKRRPLLQTDEPRDVLETLADARNPLYEEIADFTVKTDEQSAKVVANQIIKLLDF from the coding sequence ATGGCTGAAAAACGTAATATATTCCTAATAGGCCCAATGGGCGCAGGTAAAAGTACAATTGGTCGTCAACTAGCTAGCCAGTTGCATTTAGACTTTATCGATTCGGATCATGAAATTGAACGCCGCACTGGTGCTGATATCTCATGGGTATTCGATGTTGAAGGTGAAGCTGGTTTTAGAGTTCGTGAGGCGGAAGTTATTGACGATCTAACACAAGAGCAAGGTATTGTGTTAGCAACGGGTGGTGGCTCTATTTTAAGTAAAGAGAGTCGTAATTACCTTTCTGCTCGTGGTGTAGTTGTTTATTTAGAAACAACTATCGATAAGCAGTTAGTTAGAACATCTCGTGATAAACGTCGTCCTTTACTACAAACTGATGAACCACGTGACGTTTTGGAAACATTAGCTGATGCGCGTAATCCTTTATATGAAGAGATTGCAGACTTTACAGTTAAAACAGATGAACAAAGTGCGAAAGTTGTAGCGAATCAAATTATAAAGTTATTGGATTTTTAA